The DNA window AATTGAGTGCTGCGGAGATTACCACGCGGCCCCGTCCGTCCAGAGCGTCGGCGAGAGGGGCGCGGGTCTGGTTGTGGCACTCATTTTGCGAATATTTACCCGTCTGTTTACCTCCATTCAGATCAATACATGACTCGAATTCGCGTGTTCGCTGCGAGCCTGCTCCTGTCCACATTCGTTGCCCCGGCGGCGGCGGATACCGTCGACGCCGATGCGATCGATCGCGTGCGCGATGCCGCGATGGACAGCGACTACGCCTATCGCCAGGCGGGATGGCTCAGTGATCGAATCGGCCCGCGCCTGTCCGGTTCGCGCGGACATGCCGCGGCCATCGAGTATGTCGCGGAGCAGATGAAGCAACTCGGCCTCAAGGTCAGCTTGCAGCCGGTCAAGGTGCCGCATTGGGTTCGTGGCGAAGAGACGGCGAGCCTGGTGGACTACCCGGGGCGCCCGGATGGCATCACCCAGAAGGTGATGTTGACCGCGCTCGGCAGCTCCAGCGCCACGCCGCCGGACGGCCTGACCCGCGAGGTGGTGGTGGTACGCAGCCTGGACGAACTCAAGGCGCTCGGCCGCCGTGGCGTGCAGGACAAGTTCGTGCTGCTGTATTCGAAATTCGACCAATTCATGGCGGACAACGGCCACGCCGGTGCAGCCTACGGGCTCGCCGGTGCGTTCCGCTTCGGCGGTCCCAACGAGGTCTCGAAACTCGGCGGCGCGGCGGCGCTGGTGCGTTCGGTCGGCGGCGCCGAATACCGTTTGCCGCATACCGGCGCCACCCACTTCGCGGCCGATGTGGCGGCGATTCCCGCAGCGGCGCTCAGCGCGGAGGACGCCGACCTGATCCTGCGCCTCGCCGAGGATGGCCCGGTGCGCCTGCACATGACACTGACGCCGCAGACGCTGCCGGATGTCGACAGTTTCAATGTGATCGGCGACCTCAAGGGCAGCGACAAGTCCGACGAGATCGTCATCATCTCCGGCCACCTGGATTCCTGGGATCTGGGAACCGGCGCGCACGATGACGCGGTGGGCGTGGCCACGGCGATGTCCGCGGCGGCGATGTTCAAGCAGCTCAAGCTGAAGCCGCGTCGCACCCTGCGGGTGATCGCCTGGGCCAACGAAGAGAATGGCACGCGTGGCGGCAAGACCTATTTCGAGGCGCACCAGCAGGAGATCGAGCAGCATGCAGCGGCGATCGAGAGCGATTTCGGCGGCGGCCGACCGGTGGGTGTGTATGCCCACGTGACCGAAGAGACGCTGGAACTGCTGAAACCGCTCAACGAGGCACTGAAGCCAATTGGCGCCTCGCTGTCCGATCGGCGCACCACACCGACCGGGGCCGACATCAGCCCTCTCGGCAAGGCCGGCGTGCCCAATTTCGCGCCACTGGTGGACTCGCGCAGCTACTTTGATTACCACCACACGGCGGCCGATACCTTCGACAAGCTCGATCCCGAGGAGGTTCGCTACCAGTCTTCGGTGATGGCGACCCTGGCCTGGTGGCTGGCCAATACCGACGAGGTCTTGCCGCGCGTGCCGGTACAGGCGGCGACGACGGGACACTGACCGCGCCGACTGCGCCGGATCAGGGCGTCTGGTCAGGGCGTCTGGATTGAGCGCCGCATCACGAATTCACCAAAACATTTCGGAAAATCACCTGAGCAGGGGATATCGCTGTGCCTGTCGGGGCGGGAGAATGCCGGATGCCTCGACGGGCAGCGCGAAATGATCGCGGTTCCGTCGAGGCGCCGGTTGACCGTCCCCCGACGCAGGCAAGGGCTTTCCCCGGATGCGCAGATCAGCACCGTCATTTCGCAGCGTTGCGCTGCCCGAGTTTGCCGCGGCCCGTGCACGCGATCTGGCTGCGTACGGCGCGCCCAGGCCGTCGCTGCCGCAGACGTCGAGCCGCAGACGTCGATGTACAGCATTCTGCACGGTCTGAAGCGCGGCGAGCGCCAAGCCCGCTTTTTGCTGCCGGCATTCGATCGGCCGGTCACGGGCCGGGAGCGTGAAGTCCCGCCGGAACGGACGATCCGCGATCTAGTCGGCGCCGGTGTGAGTGTCGGCATCGCCATGCCACCGCGCCGCGTGCGACTCGCCGTTGCGGTGTGAGTGCTTCACCGTTCGGTAGAGACCTGCCGGGGGTGAGCGCTCAGCTACGGAAAGCGTCCGGAATGCTCAGCTCGTAGGTTGCGCCGCTGCCCTGGCGCAGGCCCGCCAGATTCGGCCCACGCTGTGAACTGAAGTAGAGGCGGCTACCGTCCGCGGTGAATGCGGGGCCGGTGATCTCGCTGCCGGGCGCGTCGATCTGCACCAGCACTTTTGCAGTCTGGTTGGGCACCACCACGATCAGGCGCTTGGCTTCGCCGTCCTCGGCGACCAGCACGTCACCATGCGGGCTCACGGTGACATTGTCGACATCGTCGAACGGCGGGTCGATGAAGCTGTTGTCGAACACCAGCTCGATCAAGGCATTGTCGATGTCGTAGGCGTAGACACGGTTGTCGCCCTTGCTGGCGAAGAACAGCAGGGCACGCGTCACCGCGCTGCCGCCGGGCGGAATCTGGGACAGCTCGGGCGGCACCTCGTACAGCCAGATGCCCTCGCCCCCGTTGAACACCGTACCCGGCACCATGCTGCCTTCGGCGCTCAGGGCTTCACGGACCGTGCCTTGCGGTTCGCCGGCACGCTGCACGTCGACCCATTCCACACGATGCAGGCTGCGCAGCAGCGCATCGTCCTCGGCGTAGCCGCCGTTCTCGTAGCCTTCGATGTTCATCGCCTGCAGCGTGCCGCTCTGCATTTGCAGACGCGGCATGCCGTCTTCGCCGGTCACCAGGTCGCTGCTATCGGCGACGAAGCGGTACAGACGCCCCGAACCGGAATCCTCGGTCAGGAACACGCTGCGCGTGTGCAGGTCCACCGCGGCGGCTTCGTGGCTGAACAGGCCCAGCGCCGGCAGGGCGCGCGCATCGTCCGCACTGCCCATCGGCAGACATTCGTAGACGCGGCCGTCGCCGGTTTCCTCGCAGGACAGCCAGGTGTGCCAGGGCGTGGCGCCGCCAGCGCAGTTGCGGCGGGTGCCGTCGAGAATGCGCCGGGCGGCGA is part of the Banduia mediterranea genome and encodes:
- a CDS encoding M20/M25/M40 family metallo-hydrolase, which codes for MTRIRVFAASLLLSTFVAPAAADTVDADAIDRVRDAAMDSDYAYRQAGWLSDRIGPRLSGSRGHAAAIEYVAEQMKQLGLKVSLQPVKVPHWVRGEETASLVDYPGRPDGITQKVMLTALGSSSATPPDGLTREVVVVRSLDELKALGRRGVQDKFVLLYSKFDQFMADNGHAGAAYGLAGAFRFGGPNEVSKLGGAAALVRSVGGAEYRLPHTGATHFAADVAAIPAAALSAEDADLILRLAEDGPVRLHMTLTPQTLPDVDSFNVIGDLKGSDKSDEIVIISGHLDSWDLGTGAHDDAVGVATAMSAAAMFKQLKLKPRRTLRVIAWANEENGTRGGKTYFEAHQQEIEQHAAAIESDFGGGRPVGVYAHVTEETLELLKPLNEALKPIGASLSDRRTTPTGADISPLGKAGVPNFAPLVDSRSYFDYHHTAADTFDKLDPEEVRYQSSVMATLAWWLANTDEVLPRVPVQAATTGH
- a CDS encoding alkaline phosphatase PhoX, with amino-acid sequence MSVHSSAGRSSRRRFLQQAFWTAGAVSLTPWLKACSGSGSGGALDSGGGEPLGPQSEFTIAPGPLSKVGPLVDSGIDGVYIPEGFALRAVARNLSNPLTGRFEPLGLNGYNWHEAPDGGACFATEDGGWVYVSNSEVAGPDGGVGALQFDAGGNIVAARRILDGTRRNCAGGATPWHTWLSCEETGDGRVYECLPMGSADDARALPALGLFSHEAAAVDLHTRSVFLTEDSGSGRLYRFVADSSDLVTGEDGMPRLQMQSGTLQAMNIEGYENGGYAEDDALLRSLHRVEWVDVQRAGEPQGTVREALSAEGSMVPGTVFNGGEGIWLYEVPPELSQIPPGGSAVTRALLFFASKGDNRVYAYDIDNALIELVFDNSFIDPPFDDVDNVTVSPHGDVLVAEDGEAKRLIVVVPNQTAKVLVQIDAPGSEITGPAFTADGSRLYFSSQRGPNLAGLRQGSGATYELSIPDAFRS